The genomic interval CAGATCGTGGCGGCTCGCGGCGAGGATTTCGTCCTCGACATCGACGGCGTCGAGCACCTCACCTGCACCTCGGGCTCCATCGCCCCCGAAGCCGCCTGCACCTCCGTGCAGCTGCACCTCCAGGTCACCCCGGACCGCTTCGCCGATGTGTGGAACGCGGCCCAGGCCGTCGCCGCCGTACAGGTCGCCGTGGGCGCCAACTCGCCCTTCCTGTTCGGCCGTGAGCTGTGGCACGAGTCCCGGCCCCCGCTCTTCCAGCAGGCCACCGACACCCGCCCGCCCGAACTCCAGGCCCAGGGCGTCCGCCCCCGCACCTGGTTCGGCGAGCGCTGGGTCACGTCGGCGTACGACCTCTTCGAGGAGAACCTGCGCTTCTTCCCGCCCCTGCTCCCGATCCACGACGACGAGGAACCCCTCGACGTCCTCGACGCCGGCGGCATCCCCACCCTCGCCGAACTCGTCCTGCACAACGGCACGGTGTACCGCTGGAACCGCCCGGTCTACGGCATCGCCGACGGTGTCCCGCACCTGCGCGTCGAGAACCGCGTCCTGCCGGCAGGACCCACCGTCACCGACGTCATCGCCAACACCGCGTTCTACTACGGCGTCGTCCGCGCCCTCGCCGAGGAGTCGCGGCCGGTGTGGACCCGGCTGCCCTTCGAGGCGGCCGCCGCCAACTTCGACACCGCGTGCCGCCACGGCATCGACGCCCGCCTGCTCTGGCCCCGGCGCGGACGCCTCGGTGGCGTCACCGAGATCGACGCGGTGGCCCTCGTACGCGACGAACTGCTGCCGCTCGCGGAGGCCGGCCTGGACGCGTGGGGGGTCGAACCGGCCGACCGGGACCTGTACTTGGGCGTGATCGACGAGCGCTGCCGGCGTCGGGCCAACGGGGCGACCTGGCAGTCCGCCACGTTCCACCGGGCCCTGGAGCAGGGGCTCACGAGGGAAGCGGCGCTGGCCGCGACGACCCGCCGCTACAGCGAGTTGATGCATCTCGGGGAGCCGGTCCACACCTGGCCGGTGGGGTTGCCGGAGCCGGTGCCGCTGGGGTGAGGTGTGGGGGTGGGATGAAGTGTGGGGCGGGGTGTGGGGTGGGACGGGGTGAACTGACCCTGTTTCAGCCCGCGTTGGCCGATGCGCCCGACGCGCCCGCCGCCACGATGGCCTGGAGGATCACCGACTGGATCTGAGCCGGGTCGGTCACCTCGTGGCCCGAGCCGCCGGTCGCCTCGGCGATCTGGCGGGCCTCCTCCTTGTCGGCCTCCGGACCCACCCCGATCATGATGAGCGGCACCGGCCGCTCAGGGCTGGCGAGTTGCCGCAACTGCTTGATGAGCGTGGAGCGGGAGATGCTGCCCGGGTCCTGGTTGACGCCGTCGGTCAGGATGACGAGCGCGTTGAACTTCCCCTTGGCGTAAGAGGACGTGGCCGCCTTGTACGCGGCGAGCGTGGTGTCGTAGAGCCCGGTCGCGCCGTTCCGCACCGGCTTCAGCGAGCCGAACGCCGCTGACAGGGCGTCCCGTTGGGTGCCGTCGCCGGTGCGGTCGCCGAGCCGCTCGGTCGGCACCAGGACGCGGTAGTCCTTGTCGCCGTCGAGCTTCGTCGAGAACTCCCACAACCCGATCTCGTCCTCGGGCGTGAACGTGGCCAGCGCCTGCAACAGCGAGGCCTTGGTGACATCCATGCGCGACTGCCCCGTCCCCGGCACCGACTCCGCCATCGAGGCGGACGCGTCGACGACCGTGGTGATCCGCGCGCTCTGCACCGTGATCGTCCAAGTACCCAGGGCCTCTTGGAGCGCCGCGTCGGAGGCCTGCTCGGGCGCGGCCACGGCGTACGGCTGCGGACTGCTGCCACCGGCCTTGGCGACCACGGCCTTCGGCGCGGCGTCGTCATCCGTCCGGAAGCCGTACTTCTCCATCAGCTTCTGCTGGGCCGGCCGGCTCAGATACGTCATGAACCGGATCGCGGCCCGGCTCTGGTCCGTCGTCAGCCGCTCCTGGTCGACCAGGTTGTACGGGTAGTCGAGCCGAGGGGAACCGTCCTTCGGGTAGAAGAGATCCAGGCTCCCGTCGCTGTCCGCCGACGCGTTGTACGTGAATGCCGACTGCTCGCTGAGGACCAGCGCCTGGTTGCGCTTCGGGTTGCCCTGCTCGGTGCCGGACGCGTTGCGCGGCAGGGTGTCCAGGACCTGGCCGTCGGTGTCCGAGGTCCGCTGCGACAACGTCTTCATCATCGCCGCGGCCTGTGTTGCCCCGCCCTTGACCTTGGCGGCGGCCGTGCTCAGTTGCGTGAGCGCCAGCAGTCCCGTCGCGCTGCGCGCCGGATCGGCCGCGCCCAGGCGCAGCGAGTCGTCCGTGAGGGTGGCACCGGCCAGGTCGAGCCAGCTGTACGTCTTCTTCGGCCACCCGAGCGACTTCGCGGCGGCCGGGACCATCGCCACCCCGACCGGTGTGGAGGCCACGTTGCCCGTGGGAGTCACCTCCGTCGCGTCGGCGTCGGCGGCCGACGTGACCTCGTTCACCCACAGCTCCGAGTCGGGCACCCACACCTGCGCGTCCGGGTGCTTGCCCGCCTTGAGCGTGTCCGCGAACTTGTACGACTCCTGGGCGGTCACGGAGATGTTCAGACACTGCCCGTCGGACGTGATGCTCTCGTCGCGCGCCTGTCCGGCCGCCGCGCGCAGAGCGGGAGCCATGTCGGGAGAGGCGGCGAGTTTCAGCCGTACCGCGTCCTTCCGGCAGGAGGAACCGAAGGAGAGCAACCCGCTCTGCACCGCGACGGCGGTACCGCCGGCGACGGTCAGCACGAGCACCGTGGCGACGGCCACCGTGCGGCGGCGCGCGCGAGGACGGGGGTCGCTGCCGCCCGCACCGTACTGATCGGGCAAGCTGTGACGTCCCATGACGGTGATGCCCCTCCCTGTTGAACCACGTGCCGGTGTGCGGCCGTATGGCAGACATGGGGGAGGTACGTCCCGAACCGCGTCCGTCCCCCCAACGGCCTGTCGCGCACGATCTTCGTAAGTTCTTTCGAGACCCTAGCGGGGCGAAGATGGGCATGAGGCGGGATTTCCGAACTGAAGGCAGGTGTGCAGGTGGAGGCAGGGCAGGTGGCCGAAACTTTTCCGCTGGAGCGGCCCACGCGGCGGATTCTCCGGTCCGAGGCACTGCTCGTTCTGGGGCTTTCGCTCGGTGCGAGTGGAGTGTCCGCCTTGATCAGTTTTGTCGGGTCGGTCACGAAACCGGGAGGCCTCAAGGATCAGGCGGCCACCCTCAACGCCTCGGCCGCGCCGGGCCGTCCCTGGCTTGATCTCGCCTGGCAGCTGTTCGGGATCGCCTCGGCACTCGTCCCCGTCGCGCTCGTCGCGCACTTCCTCCTGAGGGAGGGCGAGAGCCTGCGCACGATCGGCTTCGACCGCACCCGGCCCTGGCCCGACCTGGGCCGCGGGGTCGCGATCGCGGCGGTCATCGGCAGCACCGGCATCGCCTTCTACCTGTCCGCCCGCGGCCTCGGCTTCAACCTCACGGTGGTACCGGAGGCGCTGCCCGACGTCTGGTGGAAATACCCGGTCCTGATCCTCTCCGCGATGCAGAACGCGATCCTCGAAGAAGTGATCGTGGTGGGCTATCTCCTGCGCCGCCTCGGCCAGTTGGGCTGGACGCCGGGCACCGCGCTGGTGGCCAGTTCCGTACTGCGCGGTAGCTACCACCTCTATCAGGGCATCGGCGGCTTCGTCGGCAACATGGTGATGGGCGTGGTGTTCGTGTACCTGTACCGGCGTTGGGGTCGCGTGGGTCCCCTGGTGGTGGCGCATTCCCTGCTCGACATCGGGGCGTTCGTCGGCTATGCGCTGCTTGCGGGGAAGGTGGGATGGCTGCCGACGGCGTAAGTCCCTTGCGGGGCAGGGGACTTGAGGTTTGCGGCGTGAGGCTCAGGCGAGCAGCTCGCCGTCGATCACCGTGACGGCGTGTCCGGTCAACAGGGTGCGGTCGCCGCGGAGTTCGGTGCGGACGCGCCCCGATCGGGGTGAGGCCTGTAGCCCGGTGAGGACCGTGTTCCCGAGGCGCTCGGACCAGTAGGGGGCCAGTGCCGTGTGCGCGCTGCCGGTGACCGGGTCCTCGTCGATCCCGACGTTCGGGAAGAAGCAGCGGGACACGAAGTCGTAGCCCCGGCTGGGGTCTTGGGCCCGGGCGGTGGCGATGATGCCGCGCTCGGAGGCGGCGGCGAGGGCCTTGAGATCCGGCGCGAGTCCTACGACGGTCTTCTCGTCGGCGAGTTCGACGAGGAGGTCGCCGATGTTCGGGCCGGTGTCGAACGCGGTGGGGAGCGTCTCCGCCCCCAGCGCCTCGGCGACACCGTCCGGAACCGTCTCGGGGGTGAGCGGGGCGGTCGGGAAGTCGAGCGTGATCGACCCGTCCCCGGCCGGCGTGGCGACGAGCACACCGCTCCGCGTGGCGAACCGCACGGTCCCTTCGTGGGTGCCGGTGCTGTGCAGGACGTGGGCCGTGGCGAGGGTCGCGTGCCCGCACATCGCGACCTCGGTCGACGGCGTGAACCACCGCAACGCCCAGTCGGCGTCCCCGCCTTCGGGCAGTCGGTGCGCGAACGCCGTCTCCGCGTGATTCACCTCCGACGCGACTTTCTGAAGCCGGTCGTCCGCCGGGAAGGCATCGAGGAGCAGCACCCCGGCCGGGTTGCCGGCGAAGGCGCGGTCGGTGAAGGCGTCGACGATTCGAATCCGCATGGCTTGACGCTAGGCGCTGCGCGGAGGCGCGGGCCAAGGCCAATTCGGGGGGACTGGACCGATTCGGGGGCGGCTATGAGGGTGAGGGGCGTTCCGGTTTCCGGGCAAGGAAGGCGGCGTGCGTTCGCTTCGCCCCCTCGGCCGGTTCCAGGACCAGGCGCGCGGTGAGGGTGAGTCCGGCCTGGGCGAGCAGCCCGGCGATCCGGTCCGGCGGGATCAGGTGGGACTCGTAGGACACGGGGTGGCCGCCGTACGCCTGTGTGGGACGCAGGAGTTGGTCGTCTCCGACGTGTCCGGCCAGCAGCAGGTGGCCACCGGGGGCGAGTACGCGCTGGAACTCGCCGAAGACGATGGGTAGTTGGTCGGGCGGCGTGTGGTGCGTGGAGTAGTGGGCGAGGATGCCGCCGAGTTCGTCGTCTCCGACGGGTGGCGCGGTCATCGAGCCCACGGTGAAGGTCAGGTGCGGGTGGGCGCGGCGGGCCAGTTCGATCATCTTGGGGGAGATGTCGATGCCGAAGACGGGCACCCCGAGGCCCGCCAGATACGCCGTGATCTTCCCGGGCCCGCACCCCAGATCCGCGACCGGCCCGAGCCCGGCCGTCCGCACGGTCTCGGCGAACGCGGCCAGCATCGCGCGTGACACGGGGTCCAACTCGCCCGGTTCCTTGACGAGTTGGACGTAGGCGGCGGCGACGGTGTCGTACGACTCCTGGATCGCGGCGAGGTAGGAGGGCGTCTGCTCGGTCACGCCGGTGACTCTAGGGGGTGTCGTCAGGAGGGGATGCTGGACCGGGCTATCGAAAGGGGGTTGCCATCCGAACAGTCCCGATATATCGTTGACGCATCGCGACAGATCAACGATGGAATGGAGTGATTGCGATGCGTACCCACGGATACGAGCGTGGACATGGACAGGACGGACCCTCCCGGCGCGGCCGGGGTGGCCCTGACGGGCGGCGTGGGGCTTTCGGTCCCTTCGGGCCCGGTGGACCTGGTGGCCCCGGAGGCCCCGGCTTCGGACCGGGCTTCGGTCCCGGCCCCTGGGGTGGACGAGGGCGCGGCGGCCCGAGGGGTGGCAGGGCGCGGCGCGGCGACGTACGCGCGTCGATCCTGGCCCTCCTCAAGGACCGGCCGATGCACGGCTACGAGATGATCCAGGAGATCGCCGAGCGCAGCGGCGGCGCGTGGAAGCCGAGCCCCGGCTCGGTCTACCCCACCCTGCAACTGCTGGAGGACGAGGGCCTGATCGCCAGTGAGTCGGAGGGCGGCAAGAAGCTCTTCGCCCTCACCGAGGCCGGCCGTACCGCCGCGGAGGAAGGTCCGGACGCGCCCTGGGAAGAGGCTTCCCGCGGTGTCGACTGGGAGGCCCTCAGTGAGATCCGCCAGGCTGGCTTCGGTCTGATGGAGGCCTTCGGTCAGGTCTGGAAGACCGGCAGCAAGGAGCAGCGCGAGAAGGCGCTGACCGTCATCAACGACGCGCGCAAGAAGCTGTACCTGATTCTGGCCGACGAGGACTGATGTCCTCGGGGTCGGAAGAGGTGGCAGGCCAAGGCGCCTCACGGAACTTCCGTGGGGCGCCTTCCCTGTGCGCGTTCCCGTTCCTGCGGTGCCCCGGCGCGCTCCTCAGGCCACCAGCCCGGCCAGTTTGCGCAGCGACTCGTTCAGGGCGGCCGTACCCGAGTCCTTCAGTTTGCCCGCCATCAACGACACCGCCGCACCCGTGAACTCGCCGTCGATCCGGACCGTCGTGGCGTCGCCGTCGGGCGTGAGCGTGTAGCGCGTGGCGACGTTCACGGCCATCGGGCCCTTGCCGCGGATGGCGAACACCCGGGCCGGTTCGACCTCCTCGATGGTCCACTCGACCTCGGCCGGGAAGCCCATCAGCTTCATGTTCTCCTGGAAGGTCCCGCCCACCGCCAGCACGTCCGGGCCGCCCTTGGGGAAGTTGGTGTGGGTCGCGTTCCACTCGCCGTACGCGGACCAGTCCGTGAGTTGAGTCCACACCTTCTCGGCCGGGGCCTCGATGCGTGCCTCCGCGCTGATTTCGGCCATGCGACCACCTCTTCGTATCGGGCTACCGTGTCGCGGAACGTAGCCGCAGGGCGCGCAACATTCAATACTGATGAACCGTCAGAAATTGTGTGGCTGTGCTGTGTTCCTGCGCCGACTTACGGGTTCAGCTCATCCGTCGTATGACCGCCGCGTCGAACAGGTCCCACGCGCGCGGGTGGGCACTCTCGTCGTGGCAGTGCCACGCGTCCCAGAACAGGTCGGCGAGCAGCGCGTCCTCCGGGGCGTACACCCGGTACACGTACTGCCTGCCGTCGACCGCCGGCAATGCCACCAGCCAGCACCTGCTCTCCACGTTCGCGAAAGACGTACGCCGGGTGCGGCGCGGTTGCGCACGGGGCGCGCGGCGGCCGGGCGCGCGCCTCTCGGGGTCAAGGGGCGTGATCTCATCCGTAAGGAGGAGATTCCGTCGGCCCGGGTCCACTCTGTGTGGGACGCCGAAATGCAACCCTCCGGGGATGCCCTCAATGCGGGGGACTGATGGGGTAAGAGTGTGCAACCCCAGATCCCCAGGCAGTCGGCCCGCGAGCAAGGCATCCACCGCGCGGACAACGATGCCAGGCTCAGTGCAGAGCTGGCAGCGGTGGTCGCCGGTGCGCGCCGCCGGGCCCTGCGGGACGGGGACCGGCAGATCGACACGGCCCACCTGCTGCACAGCCTTCTGGAGTCGGACCCCGAGGCGCGTGCCGTCTTCGGCGACGGCCCGCAGATCGCCCGGCTCCTCGGCTACCTCGTCCAGCGCAGCATCGGCTACGGCCTCCGCTGGCAGGGCACGGTCGAGGACTCCGGCGCGATCCCCGTGATCCCCGCGGCGGAGGGCTGGTCGCCGCTGGCCGCCGGCGCGCTGGAGTACGCCTGCGAGCGCGCCGGACTCCGCGACGGCGACCTGGCCTGCGGCATCGACCTCCTCGCGGCGATCGTCGCGGACCCGGAGTCCCGTGCCGTCGAGGTCCTGCACCGCGCGGGCATCGAGTCCCCCGAGGTGCTGATCTGGATCGAGGGGCGCTTAGGGGAGTACGTCAGGGGTGCTGAGACGGGTTGCTGAGCGGGTCGGCGGTGTGGGCCGGGGGGCCGGTCGGGACGACGTGTCGGGGGTCCACGTCCTGAGACAGGTGTCAACAGGGGTGACGCTCCTGTCATCCCCTGTCATCATGTGCCCGTGCATACGTCTGAGAGCAGTGCGGCCGGAGGTGGCAGCGGCAAGGGTGTCGGGCTGGGCCTGGCACTCGGGTCCGCGTTGGCCTTCGGGGGATCCGGGGTCGCGGCGAAGCCGTTGATCGAGGCGGGGCTCGACCCGCTGCACGTGGTGTGGCTGCGGGTGGCCGGCGCGGCCCTCGTGATGCTGCCCCTCGCCGTACGGCACCGCGCGCTCGTACGGAGTCGTCCCGCGCTGCTCCTCGGGTTCGGGCTGCTCGCCGTGGCCGGTGTCCAGGCCTGCTACTTCGCCGCGATCTCCCGCATACCCGTAGGGGTCGCCCTGCTCGTGGAGTACCTCGCCCCCGCCCTCGTGCTCGGCTGGGTGCGGTTCGTGCAGCGGCGCCCGGTCACCCGTGCCGCCGCGCTCGGCGTGGTCCTCGCGGCCGGCGGGCTCGCCTGTGTCGTCGAGGTGTGGGCGGGCCTGAGCTTCGACGCCGTGGGCCTGTTGCTCGCGCTCGCCGCCGCCTGCTGCCAGGTCGGCTACTTCGTGCTGTCCGACCAGGGCGGCGACGCCGGCGACGAGGCCCCCGACCCGCTCGGCGTGATCGCCTACGGCCTCCTCGTCGGCACCCTCGTCCTGACCGCCGTGGCCCGCCCCTGGACCATGGACTGGTCGATCCTCGCGGGCGACGCCCACATGAACGGCACCCCGGTCCCGGCCGCCCTCCTGCTCGCCTGGATCGTCCTGATCGCCACGGTCCTGGCGTACGTCACCGGAGTCGTCTCCGTCCGCCGCCTCTCCCCGCAGGTCGCGGGCGTCGTGGCCTGCCTCGAAGCGGTCATCGCGACCGTCCTGGCCTGGATCCTCCTCGGCGAACACCTCTCCGCACCGCAGATCATCGGGGGCGCGGTGGTCCTGCTGGGCGCCTTCATCGCCCAGTCCTCCGCACCCACGAAGAGCTCCGGGGAACCGGTGGCGGGCGGCGGCCCGGAACGAGAGCCGGCCACCCGGGAGACGACGGCCTGAGCGCGCCGCACGACAGGTCGCCCCGCCGTCCCACCACCCGCCATATCGGCGCCTACGGCCTGCCGCCCGGCAGGCCTACCGCCTACCCTCCGCAGGCCTGCCGGCTGCCGACCTCGGCTCCCAGGGCCTGCCGTTCGCCTGCCGTCCGGGCACTCCCCGCGATCGGCCCGCCGCCTGACGCCTGCGGGCCTGCCGCCCGCCGCGACCGGCCGTCGCCTGTCGGCTCGCCGCCCACGGCCTGTCGTCCTACCGCCCGCCTGCCGTCCGGGCTGGCATCGCGATGATCCCGAACGCCCGCCCGCCGTCCCGGCGTTCATCGCGACCGGGCGGCAGCCCACGGACTACCGCCCGCAGGCCTGCTGTCCGCCGCGACCGACTGTTGCCTGCCGTCCCGGCTCCCACGGCTTGCCGTCTCGCCGTCCACGGCTTGCCGTCCCGCCGCCCGCCTGCCGTCCCGGCGCTCACCGCGACGGCCCACCGCCCGCCGCCCGAGGGTTTGCCGCCCTGCCGTGACCGGCCGCCGCCTACTGTCCCGGCTCCCACGGTCTGCCGTCCCGCTACCCGCCTGCCGTCCCGGCGCTCACCGCGACGGCCCACCGCCCGCCGCCCGAGGGTTTGCCGCCCCGCTGTGACCGGCCGCCGCCTACCGTCCCGGCTCCCACGGCCTGCCACCCGCCCGCTGTCCCCGCCTCCCCTCCGCAGGCTGGGGTTATTTCTAACCTGTCACCGGGGTGGACAGCGGTTAGATTTACCCACAGCTTCCAGCGCCCCCCACACCAGACCGGCCGCGGGCCCGCCGCCCATCGTGGCTGGCCCGTCGTTCGCCGCCCGTCAGTTCGGTCGGCGGCGGGCCTGCCTCAGTTCGCGGTCGACGGCCCAGGCGTCGGCGACCGGGCCGATGTGGCCGAGCTTGTCGGGGTTGATCACCGCGCGGATGGTCTGGATCCGGCCGTCGAGCACGTCGAGGGCCAGGGTGTGGAGCACCTTCCCGTCGCGGTCGCGGAAGAGCGCGCCGGGCTGGCCGTTGACCTGGTGCAGTTCGTACGACACGTCGATGCGGATCAGCCAGGGGAAGACCGTGCCCAGCACCCGGGCCACGTTCTCCGCCCCGGCGACGGCCTTGGCCAATTGCGGGGCCTTCCCGCCGCCGTCACCGACGAACTGCACGTCGGCGGCGAGCAGTTCACGTAGTCCGCCCACGTCACCGTCCTTCAACGCGTCGAAGAACCGGGTCGCCAGTTCCTCCCGCTCCTGCCGGTCCGCGGCGAACCGGGGCCGCCGGTCCGCCATGTGCCGACGCGCCCGTACCAGCAACTGCCGGCACGCCGACTCCGAACGCCCCACGGTCGTGGCGATCTCGTCGAAGCCGAAGGCGAACACCTCCCGCAGCACGAACACCGCCCGCTCCAGCGGGCTGAGTTGCTCCAGCAGCAGAAGGGCCGCCATCGACACCGAGTCGGCCAGTTCCACCGACCGCGCCGGATCCTGGTACGGGTCGCTCAGCAGCGGCTCGGGGAACCAAGGGCCGACGTACTCCTCCCGCCGTACCCGGGCGGAACGCAGCACATCGATCGCGATCCGCGTCACCGTGGCCGACAGGAAGGCCTTGGTCGACGTGGGCCGGGTCGCCGTGCCGTCGAACCGCAGCCAGGTCTCCTGCACCGCGTCCTCGGCCTCGCCCACACTGCCCAGAATCCGATAGGCGATCGAGAACAGCAGCGGCCGCAGCTCCTCGAACTCCTCGACCTTGCTCACGCCGAATCCCCTTTCCCTGGTGGCCTGTTGGTGCCCGTCTCGCTCAGCAGCCTCGTTCAGCCGAACATGCCGGGCTCGTAGTCGCCCGCGCACGGCTGCCGGGTGATGATGTTCAGCCGGTTCACCGAGTTCATGAAGGAGACCAGGATGACCAGCGTGGTGAGCTGCTCGTCGTCGTAGTGCTTGGCGGCGTGCGCCCACACCTCGTCGCTCACCCCGCCCGCCGCGTCCGCGACCCGGGTCCCCTCCTCGGCCAGCTCCAGCGCGGCCCGCTCCGCCTCGGTGAAGACCGTGGCCTCCCGCCAGGCCGCGACCAGGTTCAGCCGCACCGAGGTCTCGCCCGCCGCCCCGGCCTCCTTGGTGTGCATGTCGATGCAGACGGCGCAGCCGTTGATCTGGCTCACGCGCAGCGCCACCAGTTCCTGCGTCAGCGCAGGCAGCGCCGACCCCTTGAGCGTCCTGCCCACCGCCATGAACTGCTTGGCGGCCTTGCCGGCGATCGGGCTGGAGAGGCAGTTCAGTCGTGCGTCCATGGTGTGCCCTCCTGGGCTGTGGTCGTCCGTGGCTACACCCCCGAGACGAGACAGCCCGGCCCCCTGTGACATCGGCGAATATGACCTGCGTCTCTCACCCGCCGGCCCTTAGTCCGGCCGCCATGCACGCGAACGCACTCGTTCTTCCGCCGCCCGCCGTCTGAGGCGGGCCCCCGGATCCCACGCCCGGCACCGCCCGGGCCGAATGGTGCTGCCCGCAGACGAAGTCCATGAACCCCGCCCACAGGGGTTCCTCGTCGCCCTTCTGCACCTCTGCGGAGACCTCTCGTGTCGAACACCGCTCTCGGCCTGCCCGGCGGGCGAGGCCTGTTCTACCTGACCGTCGCCGGAGTTGCCTGGGGCACCGCGGGCGCGGCCGCCTCCCTGGTCTACCGGACCAGCGACCTCGGTCCCCTCGCCCTGTTCTTCTGGCGCTGCGCGGCCGGTTTCGTCCTGCTGTTCGCCGTTCACCGCATGCGACGGCCGAGGGTCCGCCCCGCCGCCGTGTCCGAACCACTCCGCCGCAAAGTTCTGCGGACGGTGACGACCGGCCTCGGGCTGGCCGTTTTCCAGACGGCCTACTTCGCGGCCGTCGAGGCCGCCGGCCTCGCGGTGGCGACCGTCGTCGCGCTCGGCGCGGGCCCCGTCCTCGTCGCGCTCGGCGCCCGGCTGACCGTGGGCGAACGGCTCGGCGTCGGCGGCACGGTCGCCGTGGGCGGGGCGCTCACCGGGCTCGCCGTCCTGTCCCTGGGGCCGGCCGCGACCGGTACGTCCCTCGGGCGTGCTGCTCGCCGTCGTCTCGGCGGCCGGTGGTTCCGCCATGACCCTGTTGACCCGGCGCTGGGGACGTGGCGGCGCAACCGACGCGTCCGCCACGGCAGTTGGGACGTTCGCGGTCACCACCCTGTGCCTGCCGCCGTTCGCCCTGGCCGAGGGGCTGGTACCGCACACCGCCCAGCCGGGCCGGGTCCTGTGGCTCCTCGCGTACATCGCGACGGTCCCGACCGCCTTCGCCTACGCGCTCTACTTCGCGGCCGCCGCCGTCGTACGGTCCGCCACGGTCTCCGTGATCATGCTCCTCGAACCGGTGAGCGCGGCCGTCCTCGCCGTCGTCCTGCTCGGCGAACCGCTGACCCCCACGACCCTGGCCGGCACCCTGCCGATGCTCGCCTCGGTCGCGGGCCTCACGATGACGGAGGCACGGGGGGCCGTAGCGGACGAACGAGCCCTGGTGTAAAGGGAGTTCCGCTCCTCAGCCCTCGCGCCGCCGCCGTAGCAAATGCTCCCGAGCCACCGCGTCCCGAGGGCCGTCCCGCTCCACGAGCCCCGCCGCGATACGGTCCTGGACCTCGGTCGACCGCTTGCCCGCGTACTTGAACTTCGCGCGTACGCCGGTCACTTCGAGCCGTACCACCCGGATGCCGGACAACAGCCGTCCGTACGGCGCCTCGCCCGCCGCGACCGTCGAGGAGCCGCCCTCGGGCTGGAAGTGGCCGACCTGGCGGTTGAGCAGGGTCGCCGTCTCGGCGGGGTCCTCCACCAGGTGTGCGGTGCACCGGAGTTGGACCGCCGCGTAGAAGCTGGTCGGCACGCCGTGCTCGGGCGGGTCGGCCGGTTCC from Streptomyces sp. NBC_01288 carries:
- a CDS encoding type II toxin-antitoxin system Rv0910 family toxin, which codes for MAEISAEARIEAPAEKVWTQLTDWSAYGEWNATHTNFPKGGPDVLAVGGTFQENMKLMGFPAEVEWTIEEVEPARVFAIRGKGPMAVNVATRYTLTPDGDATTVRIDGEFTGAAVSLMAGKLKDSGTAALNESLRKLAGLVA
- a CDS encoding substrate-binding and VWA domain-containing protein, whose protein sequence is MGRHSLPDQYGAGGSDPRPRARRRTVAVATVLVLTVAGGTAVAVQSGLLSFGSSCRKDAVRLKLAASPDMAPALRAAAGQARDESITSDGQCLNISVTAQESYKFADTLKAGKHPDAQVWVPDSELWVNEVTSAADADATEVTPTGNVASTPVGVAMVPAAAKSLGWPKKTYSWLDLAGATLTDDSLRLGAADPARSATGLLALTQLSTAAAKVKGGATQAAAMMKTLSQRTSDTDGQVLDTLPRNASGTEQGNPKRNQALVLSEQSAFTYNASADSDGSLDLFYPKDGSPRLDYPYNLVDQERLTTDQSRAAIRFMTYLSRPAQQKLMEKYGFRTDDDAAPKAVVAKAGGSSPQPYAVAAPEQASDAALQEALGTWTITVQSARITTVVDASASMAESVPGTGQSRMDVTKASLLQALATFTPEDEIGLWEFSTKLDGDKDYRVLVPTERLGDRTGDGTQRDALSAAFGSLKPVRNGATGLYDTTLAAYKAATSSYAKGKFNALVILTDGVNQDPGSISRSTLIKQLRQLASPERPVPLIMIGVGPEADKEEARQIAEATGGSGHEVTDPAQIQSVILQAIVAAGASGASANAG
- a CDS encoding CPBP family intramembrane glutamic endopeptidase produces the protein MQVEAGQVAETFPLERPTRRILRSEALLVLGLSLGASGVSALISFVGSVTKPGGLKDQAATLNASAAPGRPWLDLAWQLFGIASALVPVALVAHFLLREGESLRTIGFDRTRPWPDLGRGVAIAAVIGSTGIAFYLSARGLGFNLTVVPEALPDVWWKYPVLILSAMQNAILEEVIVVGYLLRRLGQLGWTPGTALVASSVLRGSYHLYQGIGGFVGNMVMGVVFVYLYRRWGRVGPLVVAHSLLDIGAFVGYALLAGKVGWLPTA
- a CDS encoding class I SAM-dependent methyltransferase — protein: MTEQTPSYLAAIQESYDTVAAAYVQLVKEPGELDPVSRAMLAAFAETVRTAGLGPVADLGCGPGKITAYLAGLGVPVFGIDISPKMIELARRAHPHLTFTVGSMTAPPVGDDELGGILAHYSTHHTPPDQLPIVFGEFQRVLAPGGHLLLAGHVGDDQLLRPTQAYGGHPVSYESHLIPPDRIAGLLAQAGLTLTARLVLEPAEGAKRTHAAFLARKPERPSPS
- a CDS encoding Clp protease N-terminal domain-containing protein, whose translation is MQPQIPRQSAREQGIHRADNDARLSAELAAVVAGARRRALRDGDRQIDTAHLLHSLLESDPEARAVFGDGPQIARLLGYLVQRSIGYGLRWQGTVEDSGAIPVIPAAEGWSPLAAGALEYACERAGLRDGDLACGIDLLAAIVADPESRAVEVLHRAGIESPEVLIWIEGRLGEYVRGAETGC
- a CDS encoding glutamate-cysteine ligase family protein, which codes for MGEKVVSGGTFELADRQRYRAKLRRCLTGLERLLAEKRFDRPRNLMGLEIELNLVGSDGMPRMLNGEVLERIASRDFQTELAMFNLEVNIAPHRLEGRVFDRLAEEIRTSLAYAHRKAGEVDAGILMIGILPTLDRDDLVSSNLSAVDRYTLLNDQIVAARGEDFVLDIDGVEHLTCTSGSIAPEAACTSVQLHLQVTPDRFADVWNAAQAVAAVQVAVGANSPFLFGRELWHESRPPLFQQATDTRPPELQAQGVRPRTWFGERWVTSAYDLFEENLRFFPPLLPIHDDEEPLDVLDAGGIPTLAELVLHNGTVYRWNRPVYGIADGVPHLRVENRVLPAGPTVTDVIANTAFYYGVVRALAEESRPVWTRLPFEAAAANFDTACRHGIDARLLWPRRGRLGGVTEIDAVALVRDELLPLAEAGLDAWGVEPADRDLYLGVIDERCRRRANGATWQSATFHRALEQGLTREAALAATTRRYSELMHLGEPVHTWPVGLPEPVPLG
- a CDS encoding PadR family transcriptional regulator; its protein translation is MRTHGYERGHGQDGPSRRGRGGPDGRRGAFGPFGPGGPGGPGGPGFGPGFGPGPWGGRGRGGPRGGRARRGDVRASILALLKDRPMHGYEMIQEIAERSGGAWKPSPGSVYPTLQLLEDEGLIASESEGGKKLFALTEAGRTAAEEGPDAPWEEASRGVDWEALSEIRQAGFGLMEAFGQVWKTGSKEQREKALTVINDARKKLYLILADED
- a CDS encoding PhzF family phenazine biosynthesis protein, with protein sequence MRIRIVDAFTDRAFAGNPAGVLLLDAFPADDRLQKVASEVNHAETAFAHRLPEGGDADWALRWFTPSTEVAMCGHATLATAHVLHSTGTHEGTVRFATRSGVLVATPAGDGSITLDFPTAPLTPETVPDGVAEALGAETLPTAFDTGPNIGDLLVELADEKTVVGLAPDLKALAAASERGIIATARAQDPSRGYDFVSRCFFPNVGIDEDPVTGSAHTALAPYWSERLGNTVLTGLQASPRSGRVRTELRGDRTLLTGHAVTVIDGELLA